One stretch of Chryseobacterium indologenes DNA includes these proteins:
- a CDS encoding DUF6443 domain-containing protein: MKKIIIPIGMLLLSSSVHAQLSPGENYIQSKTYLDYNGTTPTKTSETVQYFDGLGRPKQVVNVKASPQGKDVAVPIEYDQFGRQVKDYLPIPQSGTLNGGIIPNPLSNASNTPYGSEKIYSEKILENSPLNRIQQQIQVGNDWSTKPVKFDYQANGLNEVSRYITTTTWENNATKSTVSLSQAAVYAPGTLYKNTITDEDGNQTLEFKNGKGQTILVRKLMGYMEQADTYYVYNEYDQLAFVIPPNAVQQPITDVLLNDLCYQYRYSGRNLLVEKKLPGKGWEYMVYDRQDRLIATQDANQRPANNWSYTRYDQFGRVVYTGIATDYATRATLQQYVYNKGYNTSNNTTRTPSPSFRLSGMDIYYTNDAIPEVLNNVLTVTYYDTYPAYSFNPSFPSAIQGVDTLKDTVSPEGKSTKGLPVMSLVKNIEDDKWTRNYTYYDTKGRVIGTHSINHLGGYTRTESSLDFAGVAQTVITRHKRLETDTERVITETFTYDHQNRLLVHKHQVDANPVEILTQNTYNELSQLESKKVGGIAVGSSLQQMDYQYNIRGWLTKINDPSNLNGKLFGYGIKYNNPLNSAKSLGRFNGNIAEVDWRNSSEEVLKRYNYEYDTLNRLKNGFYSEPNATNPDNGNFDEYLTYDVNGNINTLKRKAIPVSGGTSTLVDNLEYKYTGNRLNQVIELAMNDTGYEGGNNMIDYDVNGNMTTMKDKNINSIGYNYLNLPNQLFINQKFSGWNHNTNITHLYRADGLKLRTTKYSAIDGDIGDTTITDYLDGFQYRYYDNGLMGGPLLQDKTSFAYEDQAYTKTGSMFPSKPKWQLDFVPTSEGFYSFTENRYIYQYKDHLGNTRISFAKNSAGVLEVTDTNNYYPFGLNHIGGIKGQLGSYKNYKYNGKELQETGMYDYGARMYMPDIGRWGVIDPLAEKMTRFSPYNYAFNNPIRFIDPDGRQNKDVIITGDYKDKTIELLQASVEGQLNLTMDKSGKVTATAVEGVELTEAASTFLQATQDNCNIVVLKTDGDYRLDDGSFYQGGAYGGSKMAGNGKMIGTNVVNPMVSEKIDEALGLPKGVGVLHEGLENYMGILNSPGSPAGTPENKDKGYMAAHKKANELDPRHKDPGKEYSSEHIKQNIKNTDGKKLYTQEELIYINNKTNVRTSVGRFKTNP; this comes from the coding sequence ATGAAAAAAATCATAATTCCCATAGGCATGTTGCTGCTGAGTTCTTCAGTCCATGCCCAGCTTAGTCCGGGAGAAAACTATATCCAATCCAAAACCTATCTCGATTATAATGGAACCACTCCAACCAAAACCTCAGAAACCGTCCAGTATTTTGACGGTCTGGGAAGACCCAAACAGGTAGTGAATGTAAAAGCATCCCCACAGGGCAAAGACGTAGCCGTTCCTATTGAGTATGACCAGTTTGGAAGACAGGTGAAAGACTATCTCCCCATTCCCCAGTCAGGAACCCTGAATGGAGGAATTATTCCCAATCCCTTATCCAACGCTTCAAATACTCCTTATGGTTCCGAAAAGATCTATTCCGAGAAGATATTGGAAAACTCTCCATTGAACAGGATTCAGCAGCAGATCCAGGTGGGGAATGACTGGAGTACCAAGCCTGTGAAGTTTGACTATCAGGCCAATGGATTGAATGAAGTGTCCCGGTATATCACCACAACCACCTGGGAAAACAATGCTACCAAAAGTACGGTAAGTTTATCTCAGGCTGCGGTGTATGCTCCCGGTACTTTATATAAAAATACCATTACTGATGAAGATGGAAATCAAACCTTAGAATTTAAAAATGGGAAAGGGCAAACCATTCTGGTAAGAAAACTCATGGGCTACATGGAACAAGCCGATACCTATTATGTATATAATGAATATGACCAGTTGGCCTTTGTAATTCCACCCAATGCTGTTCAGCAGCCTATTACAGATGTTCTGCTCAATGATCTGTGCTATCAGTACCGTTACAGTGGGAGGAACCTTCTTGTCGAGAAAAAGCTTCCTGGTAAAGGCTGGGAGTATATGGTGTATGACCGCCAGGACAGGCTCATTGCCACTCAGGATGCCAATCAGAGACCTGCTAACAACTGGTCTTATACCCGTTATGACCAGTTTGGAAGAGTGGTGTATACCGGAATTGCTACTGATTATGCCACCAGGGCCACATTACAGCAATATGTCTATAACAAAGGCTATAATACTTCCAATAATACCACCAGAACCCCCTCTCCGTCCTTCAGGTTAAGTGGGATGGATATTTATTATACCAATGATGCTATTCCTGAAGTATTGAATAACGTTCTGACCGTTACCTATTATGATACCTATCCTGCTTATAGCTTTAATCCATCATTTCCATCAGCGATCCAGGGAGTAGATACCTTAAAAGACACAGTATCCCCTGAAGGGAAAAGTACCAAAGGATTACCGGTGATGAGCCTGGTTAAGAATATAGAAGATGATAAGTGGACCCGTAATTATACCTATTATGATACCAAAGGAAGAGTAATTGGAACTCATTCGATCAATCATTTGGGAGGATACACCCGGACAGAATCCAGCCTGGACTTTGCAGGCGTTGCTCAAACGGTTATCACCAGGCATAAGAGGTTAGAAACCGATACCGAAAGGGTGATCACAGAAACCTTTACCTATGACCATCAAAACAGATTGCTCGTGCACAAACACCAGGTAGATGCCAATCCTGTAGAAATCCTGACCCAGAATACCTATAATGAACTTTCCCAGCTGGAATCTAAGAAAGTAGGAGGGATTGCTGTAGGATCTTCTCTTCAGCAAATGGATTATCAATACAATATCCGTGGGTGGCTCACGAAGATTAATGACCCTTCCAACCTGAATGGGAAATTATTTGGCTATGGAATAAAATACAATAATCCATTAAACTCTGCAAAATCACTAGGTAGGTTTAATGGAAATATTGCAGAAGTAGACTGGAGAAATTCATCAGAAGAGGTTCTGAAAAGATACAATTATGAATATGATACCCTGAACCGATTAAAAAACGGCTTCTACTCAGAACCTAATGCGACCAATCCAGATAATGGTAATTTTGATGAATATCTTACCTATGATGTGAACGGGAATATCAATACCTTGAAGAGAAAAGCGATTCCTGTATCAGGAGGAACGTCTACTTTAGTAGATAATCTTGAATATAAATACACCGGAAACCGTTTAAATCAGGTGATAGAATTAGCAATGAATGATACAGGGTATGAAGGTGGAAATAATATGATTGACTATGATGTGAATGGAAATATGACCACTATGAAGGATAAAAATATTAATTCTATTGGCTATAATTATCTTAATTTACCCAATCAGCTTTTTATAAATCAGAAGTTTTCGGGATGGAATCATAATACTAATATAACACATCTGTATCGTGCAGATGGATTAAAACTTAGAACAACTAAGTATAGTGCAATAGATGGGGATATAGGAGATACCACTATTACTGATTATCTGGATGGTTTTCAATATCGTTACTATGATAATGGATTAATGGGAGGACCTTTATTACAGGATAAAACAAGTTTTGCTTATGAAGATCAGGCTTATACGAAAACAGGTTCAATGTTTCCTTCTAAACCGAAGTGGCAGTTAGACTTTGTACCTACTTCAGAAGGGTTTTACAGTTTCACAGAAAACCGCTATATTTACCAGTATAAAGATCACTTAGGAAATACGAGAATAAGTTTTGCAAAAAATAGCGCAGGAGTTCTTGAAGTTACAGATACCAATAATTATTATCCTTTTGGACTAAATCATATCGGAGGAATTAAAGGGCAGTTAGGTAGTTATAAGAATTACAAGTACAACGGAAAGGAGCTACAGGAAACTGGGATGTATGATTATGGGGCGAGAATGTATATGCCGGATATCGGAAGATGGGGAGTGATTGATCCTTTAGCAGAAAAGATGACACGATTTAGCCCTTATAACTATGCATTTAATAATCCAATTAGATTTATTGATCCAGATGGCAGACAAAATAAAGATGTAATTATTACAGGTGATTACAAAGATAAAACTATTGAACTATTGCAAGCATCTGTAGAAGGTCAGTTAAATTTGACAATGGATAAAAGTGGTAAAGTTACAGCTACAGCTGTAGAAGGTGTAGAACTGACAGAGGCAGCTTCAACATTCTTACAAGCAACGCAGGATAATTGTAATATAGTTGTTTTAAAAACAGATGGAGATTATAGGCTTGATGATGGTTCATTTTATCAAGGTGGCGCCTACGGAGGAAGCAAAATGGCAGGAAATGGAAAAATGATAGGAACTAATGTTGTAAACCCTATGGTTAGCGAAAAGATAGATGAAGCATTAGGTTTACCAAAAGGAGTTGGAGTGTTACATGAAGGTCTTGAGAATTATATGGGTATATTAAATAGCCCAGGTAGCCCCGCAGGAACACCTGAAAATAAAGATAAAGGTTATATGGCTGCTCATAAAAAAGCTAATGAACTAGATCCGAGACACAAGGATCCTGGGAAGGAGTATAGTAGTGAACATATAAAGCAAAATATAAAAAATACTGATGGTAAAAAATTATATACTCAAGAGGAACTTATTTACATCAATAATAAAACAAATGTAAGAACGTCTGTAGGGCGTTTTAAAACCAACCCATAA
- a CDS encoding helix-turn-helix domain-containing protein, translating into MSIGRIIKKIREDKGLMQKEVSAHLGIGNSNYNKLENGHRELSVEELLKLSRLFNLTTDQILNYENIIPEEVTIEDKPDFEKLHLINQLDEEDKSMIFKMVDKMLTTKKFKDFFNKNVVAL; encoded by the coding sequence ATGAGTATCGGAAGAATCATCAAAAAAATAAGGGAAGATAAAGGGCTTATGCAGAAAGAGGTTTCTGCACATCTCGGCATTGGCAACAGCAATTATAATAAGCTGGAAAATGGTCATAGAGAGTTATCTGTAGAGGAACTCCTGAAGCTTTCAAGGCTTTTTAATCTGACTACAGATCAGATCCTGAACTATGAAAATATTATTCCTGAAGAAGTAACCATAGAGGATAAACCGGACTTTGAGAAGCTGCATCTGATTAATCAGCTTGATGAAGAGGATAAGTCTATGATTTTTAAAATGGTGGATAAAATGCTTACTACTAAAAAGTTTAAGGATTTCTTTAATAAAAATGTAGTTGCTTTATAA
- a CDS encoding CHC2 zinc finger domain-containing protein, protein MEIQAIKEHLHLSEVLQHYNLHSKNNMLLCPWHDDKRASLQVNLEKDFYKCHACGKTGDVI, encoded by the coding sequence ATGGAAATCCAAGCAATCAAAGAGCATTTACACCTGTCTGAAGTTCTACAGCATTACAATCTGCACTCAAAAAACAATATGCTTTTATGTCCCTGGCATGATGATAAAAGAGCAAGTTTACAGGTGAATCTGGAAAAAGATTTTTACAAATGCCATGCATGCGGAAAGACGGGTGATGTTATCTAG
- a CDS encoding RHS repeat-associated core domain-containing protein, with amino-acid sequence MKKRFVFLIFLFLTSVLKSQGVGKTDGNFSVSLAGGASYSVPIKNLPGIKDMVPSISLDYSNQSGNGVAGWGWNIQGVSSITRVSSTKFHDGVIDPIDYDSTDRFALDGQRLILKTGTYGGDNAEYQTENYSNVKIVSKGTSPDGPSYFIVYYPNGNVAVYGNDANSKNSFEWKISHIDDVKYNRIEYGYMKEGANTIYLSTVKYGGNPSVGQYTPVNEINFYYQNSSRNEQNYVYDSKFVYLTKKLERIEVKGNGLLYRKYGLTYDVTSLNYERLTQIKEYNSAGESVVPIIFEYDTTVNGLTNNSRTLTSVSPAFDNSSWNYVSGYFDKDGALDFMTYPGSKDKLYRFNSSTLLNSSSNISGNLINVEKFTDIFSTKLVLANNKFYGLDALSTVSNNGSMMSPEEIVKVNNYISNTTYNSLDLTFSNSYTFPTAENYQCFMDNPIYARIPKKYISGDFDGDGVSDIIAISLPYYNSYPTSDCGNGPVLDPGDGSNPCCIKDNYNNISNFYFLKSDANNTGIQDPLFIGSNNIIMSSSRLYVADFNGDGKSDLYVMNNLKISVFSFENNSFTLLHETSNAFYTLSKPVYLTDFNGDGKTDLITPDTNASSNWIILTSNGKSFQAGYINTGITYHAPQVINTCYPNGSGGQLCGYMLQAFYYIFSDINGDGKADAIIHDVLTPYNYPQGGQWNYPYNQYGDNFTVRDKGSIRYNIGNDANGFPSFSAYIDNWQNNFTNGGATNKGTPILLNNPTATNQNLDYAFFGGDKIKYVSFKKDNRVDVALKRIKENDILTTINYSPLLDNGNGVYVEDQEELYPYANINNSLSTQLVAQVTKSFNGESKIQDYKYKGAVVNFEGIGFLGFKGVATSSVYGGTITQKLWTVSKQSPQKRGANIESYLINGSPNFDSPASFVTKTRKTFSSTLLSNKVFVNLPTEIQQIDNLTGVTKYTYFDIYDVYNNATKTRDVAPGGEKITLFEFDNNPLGISNQYFIGRQTKKTETQTLGSETFSTEQLFSYANNLVSQFKKKGNATDFITEDYQYDNYGNLIQKTMSAPNMTARVEKMQYDASGRFIVKSTNILGFEDKFNYNSAFGPLLSKTNHLNQTVSYEYDGWQKKIKERDIYNNETNFTYDWITSGDFTNGIKIKVTEPTGATSETYNDVWGRKRVERKLSLNNKWIDIRTDYNLFDKPYRVSNPYFSTATPSQWTVSEFDEYNRIKKMIFPTGKMITTSYNGLNVTVVEGTKTQTTTSDAWGNKIKSSDNGGTVNYSYFANGGLKTSDYGGYVINFEQDGWGKKTKMYDPAVGGYYTYEYDNLGQLLKEENPKGKTLFTYDQFGRVIHKKIEGDATDIETDYNYNSLGLLESELGTSNGIPNTFNYQYDNYYRFAEKEEDNGFAIFKKNYSYDNFGRISEEFTQTSVNSVSSEFKHKNFYASCGVLYKITDDGDKLIWQLNGTNEKEEILNAQLGNGTEINNEYDGSFYLHSIKHHNSISANIIENIYNFSAMTGTLQNRNNTVIQGGWLENFEYDNQQRLVAWTYPNGSQSQTYDAYGRIDNNSNVGDYKYNGVNRYRKETINLNSAGDAYYSANPLQEVEYNSYRMPTVIKQEGYEMAHFKYNIHQRRSASDQDFYSDFFVYGKGKIYSDDSSVEIINYNYLGKPNVNALGMRIITYIANDPYTAPAVYIKDFNVNMDLLSEGIHYLHRDYQSTILAISDQKGNVEERRHFDPWGNLVYLEKNGTVINLNKQAPDLMIERGYTGHEHFFQVGLIHMNGRMYDPKLHTFLSVDNYIQDPFNTQNYNRYGYVLNNPLAYTDPSGELFSFITAIFDTFKNIFTHGVNFGDYDYSRTSKAWKIDMGLFKGNFGQILSRFTWESDQSMLGYLSSGFYNLFGGVKSVTYYDGATAVESYKPNWGGFTLGNFIIGDRGLQADPNNSLFQHEYGHYLQSQKFGLFYMQKFAIPSFFDTLSKNNHTLHYAEQDANSRAFTYFNKHVENYNGWDRRNVIVGYDWSKSFNDISNQMALSSNLTHLKWYDAVLFATSGYAISGISNYFINK; translated from the coding sequence ATGAAAAAAAGATTTGTTTTCTTAATATTTTTATTCCTTACTTCGGTTCTAAAATCGCAAGGCGTTGGAAAAACAGATGGTAACTTTTCAGTTTCGTTGGCTGGAGGCGCAAGCTATTCTGTTCCTATTAAAAATTTACCGGGTATAAAGGATATGGTGCCGAGCATCTCATTGGATTATTCAAATCAGTCGGGCAACGGGGTTGCAGGCTGGGGTTGGAATATTCAAGGTGTATCTTCTATTACAAGGGTATCCTCAACAAAATTCCATGATGGAGTCATTGATCCTATTGATTATGATAGTACTGATAGATTTGCTCTGGATGGTCAGAGACTTATTTTAAAAACAGGAACTTATGGGGGGGATAATGCTGAATATCAAACAGAAAATTATTCAAATGTGAAAATTGTTTCCAAGGGCACCAGCCCTGATGGACCTTCCTATTTTATTGTTTATTATCCAAACGGAAATGTTGCTGTTTATGGAAATGATGCGAATTCCAAAAATTCATTCGAATGGAAGATTAGCCATATTGATGATGTTAAGTATAACAGAATTGAATATGGTTATATGAAGGAAGGAGCGAATACCATTTATTTATCAACTGTTAAATATGGAGGAAATCCGTCTGTAGGGCAGTATACTCCGGTTAACGAGATCAATTTTTATTATCAGAATAGTTCCCGCAATGAGCAGAATTATGTATATGATTCAAAATTTGTGTACTTGACCAAAAAACTGGAAAGAATTGAGGTGAAGGGTAATGGTCTTTTGTATAGAAAATACGGGTTGACTTATGATGTAACCTCTTTAAATTACGAAAGATTAACACAGATTAAAGAATATAATTCAGCAGGAGAATCTGTTGTTCCTATTATTTTTGAATATGACACAACTGTTAATGGGCTTACTAATAATTCGAGAACACTGACAAGTGTATCTCCTGCTTTTGACAATTCAAGCTGGAACTATGTTTCTGGCTATTTTGATAAAGATGGTGCCCTTGATTTTATGACCTATCCAGGTTCTAAAGATAAATTGTATCGATTTAATTCAAGTACTTTATTAAATTCTTCGTCAAACATTTCGGGTAATTTAATAAATGTTGAAAAATTCACAGATATTTTCTCAACAAAACTTGTTTTGGCTAATAATAAATTCTATGGTCTTGATGCACTGTCAACTGTTAGCAACAATGGATCTATGATGTCGCCTGAAGAAATTGTTAAAGTAAATAATTATATTTCTAATACAACATATAATTCTTTAGATTTAACATTCTCAAATTCTTATACTTTTCCAACTGCGGAAAATTATCAATGCTTCATGGATAATCCTATATATGCACGAATTCCGAAAAAATATATTTCAGGAGATTTTGATGGAGATGGGGTATCTGATATCATAGCCATATCTTTGCCTTATTATAATTCTTATCCCACGAGTGATTGTGGCAATGGACCGGTTCTTGATCCCGGAGATGGAAGCAACCCGTGCTGTATAAAGGATAATTATAATAATATTTCTAATTTTTATTTCCTTAAATCTGATGCTAATAATACAGGCATTCAAGACCCATTATTTATCGGATCAAATAATATAATTATGAGTTCATCTAGGTTGTATGTTGCCGATTTTAACGGGGATGGAAAATCTGACCTGTATGTAATGAACAATTTGAAAATTTCTGTTTTCAGTTTTGAAAACAATAGTTTCACTTTGCTGCATGAAACCAGTAATGCTTTCTATACACTAAGTAAACCTGTATACTTAACGGACTTCAATGGTGATGGTAAAACTGACTTAATTACTCCTGATACTAACGCAAGCTCAAATTGGATTATTCTGACTTCAAATGGGAAAAGTTTTCAGGCTGGATATATTAATACAGGCATTACCTATCATGCTCCTCAGGTTATCAATACATGCTATCCAAATGGATCCGGAGGTCAGCTATGCGGTTATATGCTTCAGGCATTTTACTACATATTTTCAGATATCAATGGTGATGGTAAGGCAGATGCTATTATACATGATGTGCTTACTCCTTATAATTATCCGCAGGGAGGACAGTGGAATTATCCTTACAATCAGTATGGAGATAATTTTACGGTGAGAGATAAAGGAAGTATCAGATATAATATAGGGAATGATGCAAACGGATTTCCTTCATTCTCAGCTTATATTGATAATTGGCAAAATAATTTTACAAATGGGGGAGCTACCAATAAAGGGACTCCGATCCTTTTAAATAATCCGACTGCTACCAACCAGAACTTAGATTATGCTTTCTTTGGAGGAGATAAAATTAAATACGTGTCTTTCAAAAAAGATAACAGGGTAGATGTTGCTTTAAAAAGAATAAAAGAAAATGATATCCTGACGACAATAAACTACAGTCCGTTGCTGGATAATGGAAACGGAGTATATGTAGAAGATCAGGAAGAACTTTATCCTTATGCAAACATCAATAACTCCCTTTCTACCCAGCTGGTAGCACAGGTTACGAAAAGTTTCAACGGGGAAAGTAAAATTCAGGATTATAAGTATAAGGGAGCAGTTGTAAATTTTGAAGGAATCGGCTTTTTAGGGTTTAAAGGTGTTGCTACTTCATCTGTATATGGAGGAACAATAACTCAAAAATTGTGGACCGTATCAAAACAAAGTCCTCAAAAACGTGGGGCTAATATTGAATCTTATCTTATTAATGGAAGTCCTAATTTTGATTCTCCAGCAAGTTTTGTAACAAAAACCCGGAAGACATTCTCTTCAACATTGCTGTCTAATAAAGTATTTGTCAATTTACCAACAGAGATTCAGCAGATTGACAACCTAACAGGAGTTACAAAATATACATATTTTGATATCTATGATGTTTATAATAACGCTACAAAGACCAGAGATGTCGCTCCAGGTGGCGAAAAAATAACACTTTTTGAATTTGATAACAATCCTTTAGGAATCTCAAACCAGTATTTTATTGGAAGGCAAACTAAAAAAACTGAAACACAAACGTTAGGATCCGAAACATTTTCAACCGAGCAATTGTTTTCTTATGCTAATAATCTGGTTTCTCAATTCAAGAAAAAAGGAAATGCTACAGATTTTATAACAGAAGATTATCAATATGATAATTATGGAAATCTAATTCAGAAAACAATGTCTGCACCTAATATGACCGCGAGAGTTGAAAAAATGCAGTATGATGCCTCTGGGCGATTTATCGTAAAGTCTACCAATATTTTAGGTTTTGAAGACAAATTCAACTATAATTCTGCTTTCGGACCTTTATTATCAAAAACCAATCATCTTAATCAGACAGTGTCTTATGAGTATGACGGCTGGCAAAAGAAAATAAAAGAAAGGGATATTTATAATAACGAAACCAACTTTACTTATGACTGGATCACATCCGGAGATTTTACTAATGGAATAAAAATTAAAGTTACTGAACCTACTGGTGCAACTAGTGAAACCTATAATGATGTATGGGGAAGAAAACGAGTGGAAAGAAAGCTGAGTTTAAATAATAAGTGGATTGACATACGGACAGATTATAACCTTTTTGATAAACCATATAGAGTTAGTAATCCTTATTTTTCTACAGCAACACCATCTCAATGGACAGTGAGTGAATTTGATGAATACAATAGAATCAAAAAAATGATTTTTCCTACAGGGAAGATGATAACCACAAGCTATAATGGCTTAAATGTTACAGTAGTTGAAGGAACAAAAACACAGACCACAACAAGCGATGCCTGGGGAAATAAAATCAAATCCAGCGATAACGGCGGAACTGTTAATTACTCATATTTTGCTAATGGCGGATTAAAAACTTCAGATTATGGCGGATATGTTATAAATTTTGAACAGGATGGATGGGGTAAAAAAACCAAAATGTATGATCCGGCTGTAGGGGGATATTATACTTATGAATATGATAATTTAGGACAACTTTTAAAAGAGGAAAATCCTAAAGGAAAAACACTTTTCACTTATGATCAGTTTGGAAGGGTTATTCATAAGAAAATTGAAGGTGATGCTACAGATATAGAAACAGATTATAATTACAATTCATTAGGGCTTTTAGAATCCGAACTGGGAACTTCAAATGGTATTCCAAACACATTCAATTACCAATATGATAATTACTACAGGTTTGCAGAAAAAGAAGAAGACAACGGTTTTGCAATATTTAAGAAAAATTATTCGTACGATAACTTTGGAAGAATAAGTGAAGAATTTACTCAGACATCGGTTAATTCCGTATCCAGCGAATTTAAGCATAAGAATTTTTATGCATCTTGTGGAGTTTTATACAAAATCACAGATGATGGAGATAAATTGATATGGCAGCTTAACGGGACAAATGAAAAAGAAGAAATTTTAAATGCTCAGTTGGGTAACGGCACAGAAATAAATAATGAATACGATGGGAGTTTTTATCTTCATTCTATAAAACACCATAATAGTATCAGTGCAAATATTATTGAGAATATTTATAATTTTTCTGCTATGACCGGTACTTTGCAAAACAGAAACAATACGGTGATCCAGGGAGGATGGTTAGAAAATTTCGAATATGATAATCAGCAAAGACTTGTGGCTTGGACCTATCCCAACGGATCACAATCACAGACCTATGATGCCTACGGAAGAATAGATAATAATAGCAATGTGGGTGATTACAAATACAATGGCGTTAACAGATATAGAAAAGAAACCATTAATCTGAATTCTGCTGGTGATGCATATTATAGTGCAAATCCTCTGCAGGAAGTAGAGTATAATTCGTACAGAATGCCAACTGTAATAAAACAGGAAGGATACGAAATGGCTCACTTTAAGTATAATATCCATCAAAGGAGGTCGGCTTCAGATCAGGATTTTTATAGTGATTTTTTTGTATATGGAAAAGGAAAAATCTATTCTGATGATAGCTCTGTTGAGATTATTAATTACAATTATTTAGGAAAGCCAAATGTTAATGCATTAGGGATGCGGATCATCACTTATATTGCTAATGATCCTTATACTGCTCCAGCTGTTTATATCAAAGATTTTAATGTTAATATGGATCTATTGAGCGAAGGAATACATTATCTTCATAGAGATTACCAGTCGACTATTTTAGCAATTTCGGATCAGAAGGGTAATGTTGAAGAACGAAGACATTTTGACCCATGGGGAAATCTTGTCTATTTAGAAAAGAACGGAACGGTAATTAATTTAAACAAACAAGCTCCTGATTTAATGATTGAGCGTGGTTATACAGGGCATGAGCATTTCTTTCAGGTTGGGTTGATACATATGAACGGAAGAATGTATGATCCGAAACTGCACACTTTCCTTTCTGTAGATAACTATATTCAGGATCCTTTTAATACCCAGAATTATAATCGATATGGATATGTGCTGAATAATCCGTTAGCATATACAGATCCAAGTGGAGAACTGTTTTCATTTATTACGGCTATTTTTGATACATTTAAAAATATTTTCACTCATGGCGTTAATTTTGGTGATTATGATTACAGTAGAACTTCAAAAGCCTGGAAAATTGATATGGGCTTATTTAAAGGTAATTTCGGACAGATACTGAGCCGATTTACATGGGAGTCTGATCAGTCAATGTTAGGATACCTTTCCTCAGGGTTCTATAATCTCTTCGGAGGGGTAAAAAGTGTTACTTACTATGATGGTGCAACAGCGGTAGAATCTTATAAACCAAACTGGGGAGGGTTTACACTTGGAAACTTTATAATTGGTGATAGAGGTTTACAGGCAGATCCTAACAACAGTTTATTCCAGCATGAGTATGGTCATTATTTACAAAGCCAGAAATTTGGGTTGTTCTATATGCAAAAGTTTGCAATACCAAGTTTTTTTGATACATTAAGCAAAAATAATCATACTTTACATTATGCAGAACAGGATGCTAATTCAAGGGCTTTCACCTATTTTAATAAACATGTTGAAAATTATAACGGCTGGGATAGAAGAAATGTAATCGTAGGATATGATTGGTCTAAATCTTTTAACGATATTTCAAATCAAATGGCCCTGTCCAGTAATCTTACTCATCTAAAGTGGTATGATGCTGTATTATTTGCAACTTCAGGGTATGCGATTTCAGGAATTTCTAATTATTTTATTAATAAATGA
- a CDS encoding T9SS type A sorting domain-containing protein gives MKKAKFLISFAVLAFQFSHSQTLTFKYDSGGNQVVRQYCNACNHVSKSLVARSKPIAEVLQKPSEVKIYPNPTRDKVTLVWSEETDLLIQKMEYVAYNFTQIRPLEFKRGQMKAIIDLSNEPIGMYVVVFHLTNGEKLTYKILKN, from the coding sequence ATGAAAAAAGCTAAATTTTTGATCAGTTTTGCTGTTCTGGCATTTCAGTTTTCTCATTCTCAAACTTTAACATTCAAATATGATTCAGGAGGAAATCAGGTCGTCAGGCAATATTGTAATGCATGTAATCACGTGTCAAAATCCCTTGTAGCTAGAAGCAAACCTATTGCAGAAGTTCTTCAAAAGCCATCAGAAGTTAAAATATATCCCAATCCCACGAGGGATAAGGTGACACTTGTTTGGTCTGAAGAGACAGATCTGTTAATTCAAAAAATGGAGTATGTAGCTTATAATTTTACACAAATCAGACCTTTGGAATTTAAAAGGGGTCAGATGAAGGCGATTATTGACTTGTCAAATGAGCCTATAGGAATGTATGTTGTTGTGTTTCATCTGACGAACGGAGAAAAGTTAACTTATAAAATATTAAAAAACTAA